In the Thermodesulfobacteriota bacterium genome, one interval contains:
- a CDS encoding YceI family protein: protein MKLFNAIAFSILAAAALWISGASPSVAEPVEYQIDPAHTQIMFKVKHLGISTVTGRFDNFEGAYTFDPENLANSGVVVTIKAASINTNEAKRDKHLKSEDFLNVEKHPDITFVSKGVLRDDKDDPDDYTIVGDLTINGVTKTVELEAEYGGKTTDPWGNERTAFEAEAEIYRKDFNINWNKTLDSGGFVVGDKVKILLEVEGIHKKQ from the coding sequence ATGAAGCTTTTTAATGCAATCGCTTTCTCGATTCTCGCGGCTGCCGCACTCTGGATTTCCGGCGCTTCCCCGTCCGTCGCCGAGCCCGTCGAATACCAGATCGACCCGGCGCACACGCAGATAATGTTCAAGGTAAAGCACCTCGGCATCAGCACGGTTACCGGCAGGTTCGACAACTTCGAAGGTGCATACACGTTCGACCCCGAGAACCTCGCGAATTCCGGGGTGGTGGTCACGATAAAGGCCGCCAGCATCAATACGAACGAGGCCAAACGCGACAAGCACCTGAAATCGGAAGACTTTCTTAACGTCGAAAAGCACCCCGACATCACATTCGTAAGCAAGGGCGTGCTCAGGGACGACAAGGACGACCCTGACGATTACACCATCGTCGGCGACCTCACCATAAACGGCGTCACGAAGACTGTCGAGCTCGAGGCCGAGTACGGCGGCAAGACGACCGACCCGTGGGGCAACGAGCGCACGGCGTTCGAGGCCGAGGCCGAGATTTACAGGAAGGACTTCAATATTAACTGGAACAAGACGCTCGACTCGGGCGGGTTCGTGGTCGGCGACAAGGTGAAAATACTCCTCGAAGTAGAGGGCATTCACAAAAAGCAGTAA
- a CDS encoding GNAT family N-acetyltransferase: MQKTSVRKARIEDAGRMAEILREIGWSERRNSLPLEEVSKPIEGLIEHCINDSQGHSMLVAVDGSDRILGFTCVHWVPFVMLGSWEGYVSDMFVSPETSGMGVGTNLIEQVIEEGKERGCMRLMVTNGKEKASYKLGFYKKLGWTERPLVANFVYYYREPWS, encoded by the coding sequence ATGCAGAAAACGTCGGTCAGGAAAGCCAGGATAGAAGACGCGGGCAGGATGGCGGAGATACTGCGGGAGATCGGGTGGTCCGAGAGGCGGAACTCCCTTCCGCTGGAAGAGGTTTCAAAACCCATAGAAGGGTTAATAGAGCACTGCATAAACGACAGCCAGGGGCATTCGATGCTGGTAGCCGTGGACGGCAGCGACAGGATCCTCGGCTTTACGTGCGTCCACTGGGTCCCGTTCGTCATGCTGGGGAGCTGGGAAGGATACGTGTCGGACATGTTCGTCAGCCCCGAGACGAGCGGCATGGGGGTCGGGACAAATCTCATAGAGCAGGTGATAGAAGAGGGGAAGGAAAGGGGATGCATGAGGCTCATGGTCACGAACGGAAAGGAGAAGGCTTCCTACAAGCTGGGGTTTTACAAGAAGCTCGGCTGGACGGAGAGGCCGCTCGTCGCGAATTTCGTTTATTATTACCGTGAGCCCTGGTCGTAG
- a CDS encoding histidine phosphatase family protein, producing the protein MKPKTLILVRHAKSSWDEPGLCDRDRPLNDRGKKDVPRMGRFLSDKGVRPGLIVSSPARRARKTAEGIAKELGFKKFEVRIDDRVYTFDEEALLRVVWGFDDGLWEVMVVGHNPAVTALLNRLTRAGIDNVPTCGVAVIEIRSESWAGADDGTGKLVSFDYPKNLP; encoded by the coding sequence ATGAAACCGAAGACCCTTATACTCGTAAGGCATGCGAAGTCGAGCTGGGACGAGCCCGGGCTCTGCGACAGGGACCGCCCGCTCAACGACAGGGGGAAGAAGGACGTCCCGCGCATGGGGAGGTTCCTCTCGGACAAGGGCGTCCGGCCCGGGTTGATAGTTTCGAGCCCGGCGCGGAGGGCGAGGAAGACGGCCGAGGGCATTGCGAAGGAGCTCGGCTTCAAGAAATTCGAGGTCAGGATAGACGACAGGGTTTACACGTTCGACGAAGAAGCGCTTTTGAGAGTGGTATGGGGGTTCGACGACGGTCTCTGGGAGGTAATGGTCGTCGGGCACAACCCTGCCGTTACCGCCCTCCTGAACCGCCTGACGCGGGCGGGGATAGACAATGTCCCCACGTGCGGGGTCGCCGTAATAGAGATACGCTCCGAAAGCTGGGCCGGGGCCGACGACGGAACTGGGAAGCTCGTTTCGTTCGATTATCCGAAAAATCTCCCCTGA
- the rraA gene encoding ribonuclease E activity regulator RraA, which produces MDISTPDLCDKYPGLVKIAEPVFRSYGGRGAFSGSIVTVKCFEDNSFVKELAGGDGAGKVLVVDGGGSLKKALLGNLIAASAARNGWAGVVVYGAIRDVEEIMRTDLGVLALGSIPLKTERKGAGETGIPVTFAGVTFNPGEYIYADGTGLIVSPEPLTP; this is translated from the coding sequence ATGGACATATCCACACCCGACCTTTGCGACAAATACCCGGGCCTCGTGAAAATCGCCGAGCCCGTATTCAGAAGCTACGGCGGCCGCGGCGCGTTTTCGGGGAGCATAGTCACAGTTAAATGCTTCGAGGACAACTCGTTCGTAAAGGAGCTTGCCGGCGGGGACGGCGCGGGGAAGGTGCTCGTCGTCGACGGCGGCGGCTCTTTAAAGAAGGCCCTCCTCGGCAACCTCATAGCCGCGAGCGCCGCCCGGAACGGCTGGGCGGGCGTCGTCGTCTACGGCGCTATAAGGGACGTGGAAGAAATAATGCGGACGGACCTCGGCGTGCTGGCCCTGGGATCCATACCGCTGAAAACGGAAAGGAAAGGGGCCGGCGAGACGGGCATCCCCGTCACGTTCGCGGGCGTGACGTTTAACCCCGGAGAGTATATATACGCCGACGGCACGGGGCTCATAGTGTCGCCCGAGCCGCTTACGCCCTGA
- a CDS encoding radical SAM protein — protein MKLLLINPRFPESFWSFKWAVDNIMPRGIRTINPPLGLATLAALCPPDWEIEIVDENIESIPLNPRADLIGICGMGVQFKRQSELLKFYRSKGHYVVAGGSYASLCPEYFEGMADTVVAGEAEYIWKEFCRDFEDGAPKKLYKETEEVSLEDSPTPRFDLLKLDRYQAVSLQFSRGCPYRCEFCDIIVMFGRKPRVKSTEQVGRELDELRRLGIRNVFFVDDNLIGNKPVAKKLMAYLRDYQKEHNYNFLFGTEASLNLAQDDELLKLFTEANFGWVFIGIESPDEESLKETLKFQNMRSDILTSIRHIYSYGIEVLAGFIIGFDNDTVKTFDLQYRFIQNSGIQAAMIGLLTAVPKTPLYERLEKDGRLIKEASGTDNTKLGTNLIPKRMSYKDMVEGYRQLYYKLLDDRTIADRILNKTRYMKNPLFRSTYDIPDQLRSLRGFLLRGILPGGPARVYHLLRTFPFTRPKLIPLVIQDWTIGISMRNYIDRHFITVEEGEESLARSHFESFERSLGKYLSKGIVEVSFDRYKNAAANLLISIKRKPDGDFFENVAPHIENVLKNTPSSITLKIDEFHDEHHRHLHRLFKRLSRYGDRIYIAVHEKLRDKVHIDSSVFNLVLES, from the coding sequence ATGAAACTTCTTCTTATCAACCCCAGGTTCCCGGAAAGCTTCTGGAGCTTTAAGTGGGCTGTCGACAACATAATGCCCAGGGGGATAAGGACTATTAATCCTCCGCTCGGGCTCGCCACGCTGGCCGCGCTTTGCCCGCCCGACTGGGAAATCGAAATAGTAGACGAAAACATCGAATCCATCCCCCTTAACCCCAGGGCCGACCTCATAGGAATCTGCGGCATGGGGGTTCAGTTCAAAAGACAGAGCGAGCTTTTAAAATTCTACAGGAGTAAGGGGCACTACGTCGTCGCCGGCGGGAGCTACGCGTCACTCTGCCCAGAGTATTTCGAGGGCATGGCCGATACCGTCGTGGCGGGCGAGGCGGAATACATATGGAAGGAATTCTGCAGGGACTTCGAAGACGGTGCGCCGAAGAAGCTCTACAAGGAAACGGAGGAAGTATCGCTCGAAGACTCGCCGACCCCGCGCTTCGATCTCTTGAAGCTCGACAGGTACCAGGCCGTCAGCCTCCAGTTTTCGCGCGGCTGCCCGTACAGGTGCGAGTTCTGCGACATCATAGTAATGTTCGGAAGAAAGCCCAGGGTGAAATCGACGGAGCAGGTGGGGCGCGAGCTCGACGAGCTCAGGCGGCTCGGAATAAGGAACGTATTTTTCGTGGACGACAACCTCATCGGCAACAAGCCCGTCGCCAAGAAGCTGATGGCTTATCTCCGGGATTACCAGAAGGAGCACAACTACAACTTCCTCTTCGGGACGGAGGCGTCGCTCAACCTCGCGCAGGACGACGAGCTTCTTAAGCTCTTTACCGAGGCCAATTTCGGGTGGGTGTTCATAGGCATCGAATCGCCCGACGAGGAGAGCCTGAAGGAAACGCTCAAGTTCCAGAACATGCGCTCGGACATATTGACATCTATCAGGCACATATATTCGTACGGCATAGAGGTGCTCGCCGGGTTTATCATAGGGTTCGACAACGACACGGTGAAGACGTTCGACCTCCAGTACAGGTTTATACAGAACTCCGGCATACAGGCGGCGATGATTGGACTCCTTACCGCCGTGCCAAAGACCCCGCTTTACGAAAGGCTCGAGAAGGACGGACGCCTTATAAAAGAAGCGAGCGGGACGGACAACACGAAGCTGGGGACGAATCTCATCCCGAAGCGGATGTCTTACAAGGACATGGTCGAAGGCTACAGGCAGCTTTATTACAAGCTCCTCGACGACCGCACCATTGCCGACAGGATTCTCAACAAAACGCGCTACATGAAAAACCCACTCTTCAGGAGCACGTACGACATCCCCGACCAGCTGAGGTCGTTAAGGGGATTTTTGCTGCGGGGTATACTCCCCGGAGGACCCGCGAGGGTCTATCATCTGCTGAGGACGTTCCCCTTCACCCGGCCGAAATTGATACCGCTGGTCATTCAGGACTGGACGATTGGAATATCGATGCGTAACTACATCGACCGGCATTTCATAACCGTCGAGGAAGGAGAGGAGAGCCTCGCGAGGAGCCATTTCGAATCGTTCGAGAGGTCTCTCGGGAAGTATCTTAGCAAGGGTATAGTCGAGGTGTCGTTCGACAGGTACAAGAACGCTGCGGCGAACCTCCTCATATCCATAAAGCGGAAACCCGACGGGGACTTCTTCGAGAACGTCGCGCCCCACATCGAGAACGTGCTCAAGAACACCCCCTCGTCCATCACCTTGAAGATAGATGAGTTCCACGACGAGCACCACCGCCACCTCCACAGGCTCTTCAAGCGCCTTTCGCGGTACGGCGACAGGATATACATAGCAGTACACGAAAAGCTCCGGGACAAGGTGCATATCGACTCTTCCGTATTCAATCTCGTGCTCGAGAGCTAG